From the genome of Rhizobium binae, one region includes:
- a CDS encoding DUF2277 domain-containing protein produces MCRNIKPLFNFDPPATDEEIHDAALQFVRKLSGTNKPSKRNEAAFEQAVNAIAQCAHELLHSLETTQPPRDRAEVAARARARSAMRFA; encoded by the coding sequence ATGTGCCGAAATATCAAGCCTCTCTTCAATTTTGATCCGCCGGCGACGGACGAGGAGATCCATGACGCCGCCCTGCAGTTCGTGCGCAAGCTGAGCGGAACCAACAAGCCCTCGAAGCGCAATGAGGCGGCATTTGAACAGGCGGTCAATGCGATCGCACAATGCGCCCATGAGCTGCTGCATTCGCTCGAGACCACGCAACCGCCTCGCGATCGCGCCGAAGTCGCTGCAAGGGCGCGCGCGCGATCGGCGATGCGCTTCGCGTAA